In Lacibacter sp. H375, one DNA window encodes the following:
- the pgi gene encoding glucose-6-phosphate isomerase: MLSSINPTTTNAWQQLTAHAAQMKKVHMRDLFKADADRFKKFSTCENELVFDYSKNIITEETVQLLLQLADECKVKEAIDKMFGGDVINHTEKRAVLHTALRNFSTKEVLVDGKNVMPDIKRVLEQMKNFCGNIHSGEWKGYTGKKIKYIVNIGIGGSDLGPVMITEALKPYWVDGIETYFVSNVDGTHIAETLKKVTPDETLFLVASKTFTTQETMTNAHSARNWFLQHAKDEAHVAKHFAALSTNEKDVVKFGIDKANMFEFWDWVGGRYSLWSAIGLSIALTIGYNNFEELLKGAFQADEHFKTESFDKNIPVIMALLGIWYVNFFDAKSEAILPYDQYLHRFAAYFQQGNMESNGKYVDRSGNKVGYSTGPIIWGEPGTNGQHSFYQLIHQGTHLIPADFIAPAISHNPLSDHHPKLMSNFFAQTEALMNGKSKEEVIAEGVKEELIPYKVFEGNRPTNSILLKKITPFTLGELVALYEHKIFVQGVIWNVYSFDQWGVELGKQLANKILPELTDDAAVSSHDASTNALINLYKNFRK, translated from the coding sequence ATGCTCTCATCGATTAACCCAACTACAACCAACGCCTGGCAACAATTGACTGCTCATGCCGCACAAATGAAAAAAGTGCATATGCGTGATTTGTTTAAAGCGGATGCCGATCGTTTTAAAAAATTCAGCACTTGTGAAAATGAACTGGTGTTTGATTATTCAAAGAATATCATCACTGAAGAAACCGTGCAGTTGCTGTTACAGTTAGCTGATGAATGCAAAGTGAAAGAAGCCATTGATAAAATGTTTGGTGGCGATGTGATCAATCATACTGAAAAGAGAGCTGTACTTCATACTGCACTTCGCAATTTTTCAACTAAAGAAGTGTTGGTTGATGGCAAGAATGTAATGCCCGACATTAAACGTGTGTTGGAACAGATGAAAAATTTCTGCGGCAACATACACAGCGGCGAGTGGAAAGGTTATACGGGTAAGAAAATAAAATACATCGTCAATATTGGTATTGGTGGCAGTGATCTTGGCCCGGTAATGATCACCGAAGCGCTAAAGCCTTATTGGGTGGATGGAATTGAAACGTATTTTGTAAGCAATGTTGATGGAACACATATTGCTGAAACCTTGAAGAAGGTTACACCTGATGAAACGTTATTCCTGGTTGCATCGAAAACATTTACCACACAGGAAACCATGACCAATGCGCACAGCGCAAGAAACTGGTTCCTGCAACATGCAAAAGATGAAGCACATGTGGCCAAACATTTTGCTGCTTTATCTACCAATGAAAAAGATGTGGTGAAGTTTGGTATTGATAAGGCCAACATGTTTGAATTCTGGGATTGGGTTGGTGGTCGTTACAGCTTGTGGAGTGCTATTGGTCTATCTATCGCTTTAACCATCGGCTATAATAATTTTGAAGAATTACTGAAAGGTGCTTTCCAGGCCGATGAACATTTCAAAACAGAAAGCTTCGATAAAAATATTCCGGTGATCATGGCATTGCTGGGCATATGGTATGTAAACTTCTTTGATGCAAAGAGCGAAGCTATTCTCCCCTACGATCAATACCTGCATCGCTTCGCTGCTTATTTTCAACAAGGCAACATGGAAAGTAATGGTAAGTATGTTGATCGTAGTGGCAACAAAGTAGGATATAGCACCGGGCCGATTATTTGGGGTGAGCCTGGCACCAACGGTCAGCACTCATTTTATCAATTAATTCACCAGGGTACACATTTAATCCCTGCAGATTTTATTGCACCTGCGATCAGTCATAATCCGCTGAGCGATCATCATCCAAAACTCATGAGTAATTTCTTTGCACAAACAGAAGCACTCATGAATGGTAAATCAAAAGAAGAAGTAATTGCTGAAGGAGTAAAAGAAGAATTGATTCCTTATAAAGTGTTTGAAGGCAATCGCCCCACCAACTCTATTCTGCTAAAGAAGATAACGCCATTTACCTTGGGTGAATTAGTAGCACTGTATGAACACAAGATCTTTGTGCAAGGTGTTATCTGGAATGTTTACAGCTTCGATCAATGGGGTGTGGAACTGGGCAAGCAACTGGCAAATAAAATTCTGCCAGAATTAACAGATGACGCTGCCGTCTCATCGCATGATGCATCTACTAACGCACTCATCAATTTGTATAAGAACTTCCGCAAATAA
- a CDS encoding bifunctional riboflavin kinase/FAD synthetase, whose protein sequence is MKVYRSLQQLPVFTNAVVTIGTFDGVHLGHQQIIRQLCAEAKENGGESVLISFYPHPRKIVQPDRYVAELTTLEERIELLKQQGLDNLVVVPFNKEFSEQTAQQYIKNFLVDRFHPSLIIIGYDHKFGNKREGDYRLLEQMGEQYNYLVKEIPQQLRNEVIVSSTKIREAIGKGEIEKANQLLGYTYFFRGYVVEGNKLGRKLGYPTANLQIQDADKLVPANGVYAVQAQVEGEPRILMGMMNIGTRPTVDGSQKTIEVNLFDFAEDIYNRHLKVFVKYHLRDEVKFDGLDKLIEQLHKDKEVTLSKLADG, encoded by the coding sequence ATGAAGGTTTACAGAAGTTTGCAGCAGTTGCCCGTTTTTACGAATGCCGTTGTTACAATCGGCACTTTCGATGGTGTGCATCTTGGTCACCAGCAAATCATCCGGCAATTGTGTGCCGAAGCAAAGGAAAATGGAGGCGAATCGGTCCTCATCAGCTTTTACCCACACCCCCGCAAAATTGTTCAGCCCGATCGGTATGTTGCCGAACTCACCACACTTGAAGAGCGTATTGAATTATTGAAACAGCAGGGGTTAGATAACCTTGTTGTGGTTCCCTTCAACAAAGAATTTTCGGAACAAACGGCGCAGCAATACATTAAAAACTTCCTGGTCGACAGGTTTCATCCATCACTTATTATTATTGGTTACGATCATAAGTTTGGCAATAAACGTGAAGGCGACTATCGATTGCTGGAGCAAATGGGTGAACAATATAATTACTTGGTAAAAGAAATACCGCAGCAGCTAAGGAACGAAGTAATTGTAAGCTCAACCAAAATACGGGAGGCCATCGGTAAAGGAGAAATAGAGAAAGCCAATCAATTGTTAGGTTATACTTATTTCTTTCGTGGATATGTGGTTGAGGGAAATAAGCTTGGCCGCAAGTTGGGCTACCCTACTGCTAATTTGCAGATACAGGATGCCGATAAATTAGTACCTGCCAACGGCGTATATGCAGTACAGGCACAAGTAGAAGGTGAACCAAGAATTTTAATGGGAATGATGAATATTGGCACAAGACCTACAGTTGATGGTTCACAAAAAACAATTGAAGTAAACCTGTTTGATTTTGCTGAAGACATTTATAACCGTCATTTGAAAGTGTTTGTAAAATATCATTTGCGTGATGAAGTGAAGTTTGACGGACTTGATAAACTGATCGAACAATTGCACAAAGACAAAGAGGTAACATTGAGTAAATTAGCCGACGGCTGA
- a CDS encoding M57 family metalloprotease: MRKIVFVFTAVAFSALFIVACKKAAKETSDTEVSQDVLNQIAAQGFSTEGVVQTNGGYLVEGDILLTNENLRHTPTSNELIYANEEHYRTTNLVTGLPRTLTVKLNTTQANFVSATDEAIRRYNALNLRVRFQRVTGSTSANINIVTYYQVSNTLGSAGFPTSSGNPYSQIQMNTYWYTPSIAVNALATTIAHEMGHCIGFRHTDYMNRSYSCGGSAVNEGSAGVGAIHIPGTPTGPSAGSWMLACGSTSSSFNRPFTSADQTALNYVY; the protein is encoded by the coding sequence ATGAGAAAAATTGTTTTTGTATTCACCGCTGTTGCATTTTCAGCGTTGTTTATCGTAGCCTGTAAGAAAGCTGCCAAAGAAACTTCTGATACTGAAGTGTCACAGGATGTTTTAAATCAAATTGCTGCCCAGGGTTTTTCAACGGAAGGCGTTGTACAAACGAATGGTGGCTACCTTGTTGAAGGAGATATTCTTCTTACCAACGAAAACCTCCGGCATACGCCAACTTCAAACGAACTCATCTATGCTAATGAAGAACATTATCGCACTACGAATCTCGTAACTGGTTTGCCAAGAACGCTAACAGTAAAGCTGAATACAACACAGGCAAATTTTGTATCGGCTACAGATGAGGCCATCCGTCGTTACAATGCATTGAACCTGCGTGTGCGTTTTCAACGGGTAACGGGATCAACTTCAGCAAACATTAATATCGTTACCTATTACCAGGTAAGTAATACATTAGGTTCGGCCGGTTTTCCAACAAGTTCGGGTAATCCATACAGTCAGATCCAAATGAATACATATTGGTACACACCAAGTATTGCAGTGAATGCATTGGCAACTACCATTGCACATGAAATGGGGCATTGCATCGGGTTTCGCCATACAGATTATATGAACCGCTCTTACAGTTGTGGCGGTTCTGCAGTTAATGAAGGGTCTGCAGGCGTTGGCGCCATTCATATTCCGGGTACTCCAACCGGTCCTAGTGCCGGTTCATGGATGCTCGCTTGCGGAAGTACATCTTCTTCATTCAACCGTCCGTTTACAAGTGCTGATCAAACAGCATTGAATTACGTTTATTAA
- a CDS encoding GldM family protein produces the protein MKNILTLLLLISINHVFAQSTSSGTASQTIKDPVASVAGSSGGKIAATIFKAAKKIDVTGPDTSAVVTSFTIYFQGKGFETAPGMLENIKGNLFTKDVIRLLERSAPGTTVTIDEIKVWYNNVNKKVPSLIFILY, from the coding sequence ATGAAAAACATATTAACGCTGCTTTTGCTGATTTCGATCAACCATGTATTTGCACAATCTACCAGTTCCGGCACAGCCTCGCAAACAATAAAAGACCCTGTAGCATCAGTTGCCGGATCATCGGGTGGAAAAATAGCAGCAACAATTTTTAAAGCGGCAAAAAAGATAGACGTGACAGGCCCTGATACTTCTGCCGTGGTTACATCTTTCACTATTTATTTTCAAGGCAAAGGTTTTGAAACAGCACCGGGTATGTTAGAAAACATCAAGGGCAATCTCTTTACGAAAGATGTTATCCGTTTACTTGAAAGATCTGCTCCCGGCACAACCGTTACAATTGACGAAATAAAGGTTTGGTACAATAATGTAAACAAGAAAGTGCCCTCACTTATTTTTATTTTGTACTAA
- a CDS encoding AIR synthase related protein yields MSLYNKRGVSAQKEEVHKAVEHLDQGLYPNAFCKLYPDYLGGDADWVNVTHADGAGTKSILAYLYWKETGNASVWKGIAQDAIVMNLDDLLCVGIYDNILFSSTVDRNKTLIPGEVLEQIINGSAELFAQLKEYGVNIHYLGGETADVGDVVRTIAVNGTMTARWPKNKVISNDKIKAGDVIVGLAGFGQANYETSYNSGLGSNGLTSARHDVLEKYYAHHFPETFESKLSDDVVYIGKHRLADEVQLPNGETSLIGRLLLSPTRTFAPVLKEILQHHFDAVHGLIHCSGGGQTKCLKYLPGPMKIVKDNLFTPPIIFDLIKDASGADAREMYQVFNMGTRLEIYTNEKDADTLINISKSFGVDAQVIGRVEASEKKELVIKLRDEELVF; encoded by the coding sequence ATGTCATTATACAATAAACGGGGCGTTTCGGCACAAAAGGAAGAAGTACACAAGGCAGTAGAACATCTCGATCAGGGATTATATCCTAACGCATTTTGCAAACTCTATCCCGATTATTTAGGTGGTGATGCTGATTGGGTGAATGTAACGCATGCTGATGGTGCCGGAACCAAAAGTATTCTTGCCTATTTGTATTGGAAAGAAACCGGTAACGCATCTGTTTGGAAAGGCATTGCACAGGATGCAATTGTAATGAACCTGGATGACCTGCTTTGCGTTGGTATCTACGATAATATTTTATTTTCCTCAACGGTTGATCGTAACAAAACACTTATTCCGGGTGAAGTGCTGGAGCAGATCATTAATGGTTCTGCAGAGTTGTTTGCACAGTTGAAAGAGTATGGCGTAAACATTCATTATCTCGGTGGCGAAACTGCTGATGTGGGTGATGTGGTGCGCACCATTGCTGTGAACGGCACCATGACAGCACGCTGGCCAAAGAATAAAGTGATCAGTAATGATAAGATCAAAGCTGGTGATGTGATCGTTGGATTGGCAGGATTTGGACAGGCGAATTATGAAACATCTTACAACAGCGGTTTGGGAAGTAATGGATTAACAAGTGCAAGACATGATGTGCTGGAAAAATATTATGCGCATCATTTCCCTGAAACATTTGAATCGAAGTTGAGTGATGATGTCGTGTATATAGGTAAACATCGGTTGGCCGATGAAGTGCAATTGCCAAATGGTGAAACTTCCTTGATCGGTCGTTTACTTCTTTCTCCAACAAGAACATTTGCACCTGTACTTAAAGAAATACTGCAACATCATTTTGATGCAGTGCATGGCTTGATCCATTGCAGTGGTGGCGGACAAACCAAATGCCTGAAATATTTACCAGGCCCGATGAAGATCGTGAAGGACAATCTCTTTACCCCGCCAATCATTTTTGATTTGATCAAGGATGCTTCGGGTGCTGATGCACGTGAAATGTACCAGGTATTCAACATGGGCACACGGCTGGAGATCTATACAAACGAAAAAGATGCTGATACATTGATCAACATCTCAAAATCATTTGGTGTAGATGCACAGGTGATTGGCAGGGTAGAGGCGAGTGAGAAGAAAGAGTTGGTGATTAAGTTGAGGGATGAGGAATTGGTATTTTAG
- a CDS encoding M57 family metalloprotease: MRKLFSIVAVAAFAALFIVACSKAKEDAVNTEVSQDVLSKIADLGFSTSGVIADEGGYIVEGDIFLSPSDLSTKKVTQSLFVPNEEQYHTTNLVTGSPRTITVSLSGRNISQLLIDGVQGAIARYNAENLGLTFQYTGTSGGGNINISVVNTGQYIASAGFPSGGNPYGTIKYARTYTSGYSIGFVTTVVAHEMGHCIGFRHTDYATRSSCGSNVNEGAGSVGAIHIPNTPTGADPGSWMLACLSASTNRPFNNNDKTALNYLY; encoded by the coding sequence ATGAGAAAACTATTTTCGATCGTTGCTGTTGCTGCATTTGCAGCATTATTTATTGTGGCCTGTTCCAAAGCGAAAGAGGATGCAGTAAATACAGAAGTATCACAGGATGTATTGAGTAAGATCGCTGATCTTGGATTTTCAACTTCGGGTGTTATTGCCGACGAGGGAGGTTATATTGTTGAAGGAGATATATTCCTTTCACCTTCGGATCTTTCTACTAAGAAAGTAACTCAAAGTCTGTTTGTTCCAAACGAAGAACAGTATCACACAACTAATCTTGTTACCGGTAGCCCAAGAACGATTACTGTTAGTCTTAGCGGCCGAAATATTAGCCAGTTACTTATTGATGGCGTTCAAGGAGCAATCGCCCGTTACAATGCCGAAAATCTTGGTTTAACATTTCAATACACAGGAACAAGCGGTGGTGGTAACATTAATATCAGTGTTGTAAACACTGGCCAATATATAGCTTCTGCAGGATTTCCAAGCGGTGGAAATCCATACGGAACAATTAAATATGCTCGTACGTACACTTCAGGTTATAGTATTGGATTTGTAACAACTGTTGTTGCACATGAAATGGGCCATTGCATCGGTTTCCGTCACACTGATTATGCCACCCGTTCAAGCTGTGGTTCAAATGTAAACGAAGGCGCTGGCTCTGTTGGAGCAATTCATATTCCAAATACACCAACTGGCGCTGATCCTGGTTCATGGATGTTGGCTTGTTTAAGCGCTTCAACCAATCGTCCCTTCAATAATAATGATAAAACAGCTTTAAATTACCTTTATTAA
- a CDS encoding nuclear transport factor 2 family protein, whose translation MNIIETFYSAFGRGDGQTMAACYHPEAEFTDEVFVGLKGKEVPAMWQMLIERSKGEMEITYSHAQANEQTGSADWVAMYIFSTTGRRVINRIHAEFQFKDGKIYRHTDSFDLHKWAGQAMGLKGKLLGGTSFFRKKVQKTAREGLTRYLSRNFSA comes from the coding sequence ATGAATATTATCGAAACATTTTACTCAGCTTTTGGCCGTGGTGATGGACAAACGATGGCAGCCTGTTACCATCCCGAAGCCGAGTTTACCGACGAGGTATTTGTAGGCCTGAAGGGAAAAGAAGTGCCTGCCATGTGGCAGATGCTTATTGAAAGAAGCAAGGGGGAGATGGAAATTACCTACAGTCATGCGCAGGCAAATGAGCAAACAGGTAGTGCAGATTGGGTGGCTATGTACATTTTTTCAACCACGGGCCGGAGGGTCATCAACCGTATTCACGCTGAATTTCAGTTTAAAGATGGAAAGATCTACCGCCATACAGACAGTTTCGATCTGCATAAATGGGCTGGTCAGGCCATGGGCTTAAAAGGGAAATTGCTGGGGGGCACCTCATTTTTCAGGAAAAAAGTACAAAAAACTGCCCGGGAAGGCCTCACTCGCTACCTTTCTAGGAATTTTTCAGCTTGA
- a CDS encoding glycosyltransferase gives MASITCTVTNDLTYDQRMIRICTTLARQGHTVTLVGRKLKQSAAIQQQPFIQQRLYCFFTKGPLFYAEYNLRLFFWLLFKKADCICANDLDTILPCLFASHLKGSKRVYDAHELFCEMKEIVTRPSRYKMWKWIERYAVPKFTHGYTVCEPIAREFEKMYGVKYEVVRNVPFKTNSKNQNSEDNEQGSREKEQETSNYKPQTFFLYQGAVNEGRSFETLIPAMKHVDVPLHIYGDGNFMDQTKSLTAANDLQNKVLLKGKIKPAELREITATAYAGITLFENNGLSNYLSLANRFFDYIQAGIPQLCMDYPAYRQINDRFAVALLIPDTREESIAKGLNLLLSDAVLYAQLKENCKHAAASLNWQEEEKILIQFYKGLLG, from the coding sequence TTGGCAAGCATTACTTGTACAGTAACCAATGACCTTACCTACGATCAACGGATGATCCGTATCTGCACAACGCTTGCACGACAAGGACATACGGTAACCCTTGTTGGCCGTAAATTGAAACAATCTGCAGCAATACAACAACAGCCATTTATCCAACAAAGACTTTATTGCTTTTTTACTAAAGGACCTTTATTTTATGCGGAATACAATCTTCGGTTGTTTTTCTGGTTGCTGTTTAAAAAAGCCGATTGCATTTGTGCGAACGATCTTGATACTATCCTCCCCTGTTTATTTGCATCACATCTGAAAGGAAGTAAACGGGTGTATGATGCGCATGAATTGTTTTGCGAGATGAAGGAAATCGTTACACGCCCCTCCCGCTATAAAATGTGGAAATGGATCGAACGGTATGCTGTTCCGAAATTTACGCATGGTTATACTGTGTGTGAACCAATTGCACGGGAATTTGAAAAGATGTATGGGGTGAAATATGAGGTTGTGCGGAATGTTCCGTTTAAAACAAATTCCAAAAACCAAAATTCAGAAGACAATGAACAAGGATCAAGGGAAAAGGAACAAGAAACTTCAAACTACAAACCACAAACTTTCTTCCTCTATCAAGGTGCAGTAAACGAAGGCCGCAGTTTCGAAACTTTGATCCCTGCTATGAAACATGTTGATGTGCCATTGCATATTTATGGTGATGGCAACTTTATGGATCAAACGAAAAGTTTAACTGCAGCAAATGATTTGCAGAATAAAGTGCTGTTGAAGGGAAAAATAAAACCTGCCGAGTTGAGAGAAATTACTGCAACTGCTTATGCAGGCATAACGCTGTTTGAAAATAATGGCCTGAGTAATTATCTTTCACTGGCCAATCGTTTTTTTGATTACATACAGGCCGGCATTCCGCAATTATGTATGGATTATCCTGCATACAGGCAGATCAATGATCGATTTGCAGTTGCTTTGCTTATACCTGATACCAGGGAAGAAAGCATTGCAAAAGGATTAAACCTTTTACTGTCTGATGCTGTTCTATATGCACAACTGAAAGAAAACTGTAAACATGCTGCTGCAAGTTTGAACTGGCAGGAAGAAGAAAAAATATTAATTCAATTTTATAAAGGGTTACTTGGATAA
- a CDS encoding M57 family metalloprotease, producing MKKMKMAFVAAISMSVLFVSCQKDVKTTKTEVSQEELNQIASMGFSTDGVMVESDGFIVEGDIFIPRADLGKVSTSPNLVVANEEQYRTTNLVTSLPRTITVSVSSSLPSAYVTNTDAAIARYNALGLTLTFQRVTSGGDIVISAAPTGAGYLASAGFPTSAGNPHNSVLVNRSYLDTWNTNTVVSILAHEIGHCIGFRHTDYMNRQYSCGGRKYNEGASTVGAVHIPGTPTAADPNSWMLACIGNGVNRPFNANDITALGYLY from the coding sequence ATGAAGAAAATGAAAATGGCATTTGTTGCCGCAATTTCGATGTCCGTACTTTTTGTTTCCTGTCAAAAAGATGTAAAGACAACCAAAACTGAAGTTTCACAGGAAGAATTAAACCAGATCGCTTCCATGGGTTTTTCAACTGATGGTGTTATGGTTGAATCTGATGGTTTTATTGTGGAAGGCGATATTTTCATTCCACGTGCCGATCTTGGCAAAGTATCAACCAGCCCGAATCTTGTTGTTGCCAACGAAGAACAGTACCGAACAACAAATCTTGTAACATCTTTGCCTCGTACTATAACTGTATCTGTTAGCAGCAGTCTGCCTTCTGCTTATGTAACCAACACTGATGCAGCTATTGCACGTTACAATGCATTAGGATTAACGCTCACCTTCCAACGGGTTACATCAGGAGGAGATATTGTTATTTCCGCTGCACCAACAGGTGCAGGTTACTTGGCTTCAGCAGGTTTCCCAACTTCAGCCGGTAATCCTCACAACTCAGTTTTAGTGAACCGTTCTTATTTAGACACATGGAATACAAATACTGTTGTATCGATTCTTGCGCATGAAATTGGTCATTGTATTGGCTTCCGTCACACAGATTATATGAACCGTCAATATAGCTGCGGTGGCAGAAAGTATAATGAAGGTGCAAGCACAGTTGGTGCAGTGCATATTCCCGGTACACCAACAGCAGCTGATCCAAACAGCTGGATGCTTGCTTGTATCGGAAATGGTGTAAACCGTCCGTTTAACGCTAATGATATTACTGCATTAGGTTACTTGTATTAA
- a CDS encoding cell division ATP-binding protein FtsE: protein MPPIVEIKNVNIYQSGNLILHDVNLTVNQGEFVYLVGKTGTGKSSLLKTLYGELPLTEGDATVAGFNLREMDWKKVPFLRRSLGVVFQDFQLLTDRNVHENLKFVLKATGWKDENLMEEKINDVLDKVGLKSKGFKMTFEMSGGEQQRVDIARALLNSPKLILADEPTGNLDPETSDEIMNLLIQVAKDYNTTVIMATHDFMVIKKFPARMVKTEAGKVWDNATVEHA, encoded by the coding sequence ATGCCTCCAATAGTAGAAATAAAGAACGTTAACATATATCAGAGCGGAAACCTTATTCTCCATGATGTGAATCTTACCGTGAATCAAGGCGAGTTTGTTTACCTCGTTGGTAAAACAGGCACTGGTAAATCATCGTTGTTAAAAACATTGTATGGTGAATTGCCTTTAACGGAAGGCGACGCAACAGTGGCTGGATTTAATTTACGTGAAATGGATTGGAAGAAAGTTCCTTTTCTTCGTCGTAGCCTTGGAGTGGTATTCCAGGATTTTCAACTACTCACTGACCGCAATGTGCATGAGAACTTAAAGTTTGTCCTGAAGGCAACAGGCTGGAAAGATGAAAACCTGATGGAAGAAAAGATCAATGATGTGTTGGATAAAGTGGGGTTGAAGTCGAAAGGATTTAAAATGACATTTGAAATGAGTGGTGGCGAACAGCAACGTGTTGATATTGCACGTGCTTTGCTCAACTCACCTAAACTAATATTGGCCGATGAGCCTACGGGTAACCTCGATCCCGAAACAAGCGATGAGATCATGAACCTGCTGATACAGGTAGCCAAGGATTATAACACAACGGTTATAATGGCAACACATGATTTTATGGTGATCAAAAAATTCCCTGCACGTATGGTGAAAACAGAAGCCGGAAAAGTGTGGGATAATGCTACTGTAGAACACGCATAA
- a CDS encoding glycosyltransferase family 4 protein: MDKHLHIVSFDVPYPADYGGIVDVFYKIKALHELGVKVYLHCFEYGRGAQPELDKYCEEVHYYARQEGHKGFSLQLPYIVASRNDEELWKRLNADDHPVLFEGVHCTYGISNGAITKKNIAIRLHNTEFQYYKQLGKWESSLVRKAYMNHESRLLKRYEEKLKDHLILSLSQEDCTTYRKLFKATDIHYLPAFIPTCMVTSKTGKGNFILYHGNLSVAENEKTAMWLLEKIFRDLDIPFVIAGKNPSDKLVELSHKWPHTCIVANPSEVELNDLIQKAQLHILPSFTQSGIKLKLLNALFKGRHVLANDAMINGTGLEQACQKANNTTEFKYHAFRLFHKEFTDDDIQLREGLLQQQFNNKKNAMELMRVLQ; the protein is encoded by the coding sequence TTGGATAAACACTTACATATCGTTTCGTTTGATGTTCCATATCCTGCCGATTATGGCGGCATTGTTGATGTGTTTTATAAGATAAAAGCATTACATGAATTGGGAGTTAAAGTTTACTTGCATTGTTTTGAATATGGACGTGGCGCACAACCAGAACTCGATAAATATTGTGAGGAAGTGCATTATTATGCACGCCAGGAAGGCCATAAAGGTTTTTCATTGCAACTACCTTATATAGTTGCGTCACGGAACGATGAAGAATTATGGAAACGTTTAAATGCAGATGATCATCCTGTTTTATTTGAAGGTGTTCATTGCACCTATGGCATTTCAAACGGAGCGATAACAAAAAAGAATATTGCGATACGGTTGCATAATACTGAGTTTCAGTATTATAAGCAATTAGGTAAATGGGAATCTTCTTTAGTACGTAAAGCATACATGAATCATGAAAGCCGTTTACTGAAACGTTATGAAGAAAAATTAAAAGATCACCTAATTCTTTCTTTGTCACAGGAAGATTGCACAACCTATCGCAAACTATTTAAAGCAACTGATATTCATTACCTGCCTGCATTTATACCAACCTGTATGGTAACGAGTAAAACCGGCAAAGGCAATTTCATTCTCTATCACGGTAACCTTTCTGTAGCTGAAAATGAAAAAACAGCAATGTGGTTACTTGAAAAAATTTTCAGAGACCTCGACATACCGTTTGTAATTGCTGGGAAAAATCCATCAGATAAATTAGTTGAGCTATCACATAAATGGCCACATACCTGCATTGTTGCAAATCCGAGTGAAGTGGAGCTGAATGATCTTATTCAAAAAGCACAGCTGCATATTCTTCCATCGTTCACACAATCAGGCATTAAATTAAAATTACTGAACGCTTTATTCAAAGGCAGGCATGTATTAGCGAATGACGCCATGATCAATGGAACAGGACTTGAACAGGCTTGTCAAAAAGCAAACAACACGACTGAATTCAAGTATCATGCTTTCCGTTTATTTCACAAAGAATTTACGGATGATGATATACAGTTAAGAGAAGGGCTGTTACAGCAACAGTTCAACAATAAAAAAAATGCAATGGAGCTTATGCGTGTTCTACAGTAG
- the rpsO gene encoding 30S ribosomal protein S15, which yields MSAITKEKKASIFAKYGGSEKNTGSIEGQIALLTERINHIATHQKENKKDFSTNRGLMKLVGERKSLLSYLSKTNLQGYRALIEKLGLRK from the coding sequence ATGTCAGCAATTACAAAAGAAAAAAAAGCAAGCATTTTTGCAAAGTACGGTGGATCAGAAAAAAACACTGGTTCTATTGAAGGACAGATCGCTCTTCTTACTGAGCGTATTAACCACATCGCCACTCACCAGAAAGAGAACAAAAAAGATTTCTCTACTAACCGTGGTTTGATGAAACTGGTAGGTGAGCGCAAAAGCTTACTCAGTTACCTGAGCAAAACAAACCTCCAGGGTTACCGTGCACTTATTGAGAAACTCGGACTCCGTAAATAA